A stretch of Nitrospira sp. DNA encodes these proteins:
- a CDS encoding PilZ domain-containing protein, translating to MPKSEPVTILIVSEQADDIKLVTMSLRGFFPDCRVDSVYSADEARQWAGRADWHLMLIDERLGLHGHPTLVAELKHRLPSTAFVLQTGTSDSTAAVNALQSGADFLLHTHSPAFLTELVLYTKDAVEKRALRTALERIQERHNRLMETLTDVVYELDAEGRFVYLSPSVTELLGHRPEELTGTLCTTLIPPDQLDRAQYRINDRRSGARAARRVLLELLPKPQPGVPPGARVLTEISATGLYDAQRRFVGSLGLLRNVSGQATQAKKIQSLEAALRETGQLLDMANHLTGLSHDIQTPLTAILTQSQQLLQTIRDAQLDTRIETLALHATEAAQQGEAIAQTVQQAAWRRATVNTVLDDALATFTPPLLDTGLIERQYAPNLPPFSGPRETCVHAVQLLLAQALRHMASAGTIHGLHLSTAALDRTGARIEPAPLPSVDPATTSVEILIQETSRQAALNIDSLAISPDLVRVYDLLRPLEARLDFLAPAEGALSIRLRLPLALQIAPEPAPIATAAPAPSTPPTSPAPLIVPLPVPQPQPFTPAIPALPDRRTAVRAAVHLPAEVTVGNTTRGGTVSTLSATGAAVEIDGLFPHLDHQPAYLIFKTDVGILELHATVRTRGAASSQMPVRLGHSLLAFHFSPASETERKILVSFVEAAHERALPFTFEALVVIPEDVDEQSPPSAGPPYYESNHREALRVRVALPVHIEAELDGASKARGFGSAVNFSRGGACLQMKQAPGRIGETILLHFPQTGILGQPRTHEPAAPEAVLPARIVWITAATTPPSANRPGQAEPGSRVGVCFVHLMPFTEREINRVVAQHLHSPMDLDGITEPSPVVSTPRECRNLRGQLIAIRDDHARRQLSPTTPIVILSPGFGCTQTDYVGLAEFLALNRLRVLRYDHSNHVGQSDGHLLQLTLRSMQADLQAVLEFAQATWPTAPIALLAEDLAARVALKACAQVPGAKLLLLVDPVLDVQAALSAEHHRDLVTDYQQGLRKGTANVWGLNLHVDQLLGDLIAGQYDTLSTAIADIAALSTPVVMLTTPETDRTPAHRFPPLAPSLRAFGTPPTVVPLPAPLAIPSLALDDRHQAAHATILQQIALALFPRETRVEILPPTKRHIERQRRLEEERLRIHAHVSHATREALWIAHMAQVPQLNQLHPYSWLLQELYQQCLPLPPGTTILEVGCGSSDLARITWINHMYRLAHRPGHPHTPLRYIGIERFTSAVSSAERSFAAFRQDLHRTASPLSAAEAAMTAGWILADWQSGIPFTDQSVDRLVYNLSLSFVASPQASLQQAIAALRPNGLLILMCFQPHSDLTRLYREHIVTAGQPETDPSDLILLHYLGRLHEALRHGLLHTFEREQLAALLRHAGAQPVHIAPILNGQLLLATARKGKSSG from the coding sequence ATGCCGAAAAGCGAGCCCGTCACCATCCTGATCGTCAGTGAGCAGGCGGACGACATCAAACTCGTCACGATGAGCCTGCGCGGGTTTTTCCCCGATTGCCGTGTCGATTCGGTCTATTCCGCCGACGAAGCCCGGCAATGGGCCGGCCGCGCCGACTGGCACCTGATGCTGATCGACGAACGCCTGGGCCTGCACGGCCATCCCACGCTCGTCGCGGAATTGAAACACCGGCTCCCCTCCACAGCCTTCGTCCTCCAAACAGGAACAAGCGATTCAACCGCAGCCGTGAATGCCCTCCAATCCGGCGCCGACTTTCTGCTGCACACGCACTCTCCCGCCTTTCTCACGGAACTCGTGCTGTACACGAAAGATGCCGTCGAAAAACGCGCCCTGCGGACCGCCTTGGAACGGATACAAGAACGGCATAACCGGCTCATGGAGACGCTCACCGATGTCGTCTACGAATTGGATGCGGAAGGACGATTCGTCTACCTCAGCCCGTCGGTTACCGAGCTCTTAGGCCATCGACCGGAGGAGCTGACCGGCACACTCTGCACCACACTGATCCCGCCCGATCAACTCGACCGCGCCCAATATCGCATCAACGACCGCCGTTCCGGAGCGCGGGCAGCCCGCCGGGTGCTGCTCGAATTGCTGCCCAAGCCGCAGCCGGGCGTGCCACCGGGCGCGCGAGTCCTGACGGAAATCAGCGCCACCGGCCTCTACGACGCCCAGCGGCGCTTCGTCGGATCTCTGGGCCTCCTGCGCAATGTCTCCGGGCAGGCCACGCAAGCCAAAAAGATTCAGTCGCTTGAAGCCGCACTCCGTGAAACCGGGCAGCTGCTGGACATGGCCAATCATTTGACCGGCCTCTCCCATGACATCCAGACCCCGCTCACCGCGATTCTGACGCAATCGCAACAGCTCTTACAGACGATCCGCGACGCGCAACTCGATACCCGGATCGAAACCCTGGCGCTCCATGCCACTGAAGCCGCGCAACAGGGAGAAGCCATCGCCCAGACGGTGCAACAGGCCGCATGGCGCAGAGCCACCGTGAATACGGTCCTCGACGACGCACTTGCCACCTTCACGCCCCCCCTGCTCGACACCGGCCTCATCGAGCGGCAATACGCCCCGAACTTGCCCCCGTTTTCAGGCCCGCGCGAGACTTGTGTGCACGCCGTCCAACTCCTGCTCGCCCAGGCCCTGCGCCACATGGCATCCGCTGGGACCATCCATGGCCTGCACCTCAGCACCGCCGCCCTCGATCGCACCGGAGCCCGCATCGAACCGGCCCCTTTGCCATCCGTCGATCCGGCGACAACCTCCGTGGAAATTCTGATACAGGAAACATCTCGCCAAGCGGCCCTCAATATCGACAGCTTGGCTATTTCCCCCGATCTCGTGCGCGTCTACGACCTCCTCCGGCCCCTGGAAGCCCGTCTTGATTTTCTGGCCCCCGCGGAAGGCGCGCTGTCCATTCGTCTCCGGTTGCCGCTCGCCCTGCAGATCGCGCCGGAACCGGCGCCGATAGCCACCGCCGCTCCTGCGCCATCCACGCCGCCGACATCACCGGCTCCTTTGATTGTTCCACTGCCAGTCCCGCAGCCACAGCCGTTCACGCCCGCGATCCCTGCGCTCCCCGATCGCCGGACAGCCGTGCGAGCGGCCGTCCATCTTCCTGCGGAGGTCACCGTCGGCAATACGACCCGTGGGGGCACGGTCTCGACGCTCAGTGCAACAGGAGCCGCCGTGGAAATCGACGGCCTATTCCCGCATCTGGACCATCAACCAGCCTATCTGATCTTCAAGACCGACGTGGGCATCCTAGAGCTTCACGCCACGGTCCGCACTCGGGGAGCCGCCTCAAGCCAGATGCCCGTCCGGCTGGGCCACTCGTTGCTCGCCTTTCACTTTTCCCCTGCCAGCGAGACCGAACGTAAAATCTTGGTCTCCTTTGTCGAAGCAGCCCATGAACGCGCCCTCCCCTTTACCTTTGAAGCGTTGGTCGTGATTCCGGAAGATGTCGACGAACAATCTCCGCCCTCAGCTGGTCCCCCTTATTACGAGAGCAATCACCGTGAAGCGCTCCGCGTTCGTGTCGCACTGCCCGTGCACATTGAGGCTGAATTGGACGGAGCGTCCAAGGCCAGAGGGTTCGGATCCGCAGTGAACTTCAGCCGCGGAGGAGCCTGCCTGCAGATGAAACAGGCTCCAGGCCGGATCGGAGAGACGATCCTGCTGCATTTCCCGCAAACCGGAATCCTGGGACAACCACGCACGCATGAACCGGCCGCCCCCGAAGCCGTGCTTCCCGCCCGCATTGTCTGGATCACGGCAGCCACCACCCCGCCATCGGCGAACCGGCCGGGCCAGGCAGAGCCGGGATCGCGGGTCGGCGTCTGCTTCGTCCACCTGATGCCCTTTACAGAGCGTGAGATCAATCGCGTCGTGGCGCAGCATCTCCACTCACCGATGGATCTGGATGGCATTACGGAACCGTCTCCCGTCGTCAGCACCCCGCGGGAATGCCGCAACCTGCGCGGCCAGCTCATCGCCATCAGGGACGATCATGCCCGGCGGCAACTTTCTCCCACCACCCCGATCGTCATTCTCTCGCCGGGGTTCGGATGCACCCAGACAGACTATGTCGGTCTCGCCGAGTTTCTCGCCCTCAATCGCCTGCGCGTGCTGCGGTATGACCACAGCAATCACGTGGGACAGAGCGACGGCCATCTTCTCCAGCTCACGCTGCGCAGCATGCAAGCCGACCTTCAGGCCGTCCTTGAGTTTGCCCAAGCCACCTGGCCCACCGCGCCCATTGCCCTCCTGGCCGAAGATCTGGCCGCGCGGGTCGCGCTGAAAGCCTGCGCGCAAGTCCCAGGTGCGAAACTGCTGCTGCTCGTCGATCCGGTCCTCGATGTCCAGGCGGCCCTGTCGGCGGAACACCACCGCGACCTGGTCACGGACTACCAGCAAGGGCTCCGGAAAGGGACCGCCAACGTCTGGGGCCTCAACCTTCATGTCGATCAACTGCTCGGCGACCTCATCGCGGGACAGTACGACACGCTGTCCACGGCGATCGCCGATATCGCCGCGCTCAGCACCCCGGTCGTAATGCTGACCACACCCGAGACAGACCGGACACCGGCGCACCGGTTCCCCCCCCTCGCCCCCTCGCTCCGCGCATTCGGCACGCCACCCACCGTCGTGCCGCTTCCCGCGCCGCTCGCCATCCCCTCCCTGGCGTTAGATGACCGGCATCAGGCCGCCCACGCCACAATCCTTCAGCAAATTGCCCTGGCGCTCTTCCCGCGGGAGACGCGCGTGGAAATTCTTCCGCCAACGAAACGCCACATTGAACGCCAGCGCCGCCTGGAAGAAGAGCGCCTCCGCATTCACGCGCATGTGTCGCACGCGACGCGGGAGGCCCTTTGGATTGCCCACATGGCACAGGTGCCTCAGCTCAACCAGCTTCACCCCTATTCCTGGCTGTTGCAGGAACTCTATCAACAATGCCTTCCCCTGCCACCCGGCACAACGATTCTCGAAGTCGGATGCGGATCCAGCGACCTGGCCCGTATCACCTGGATCAATCATATGTACCGGCTGGCGCACAGGCCGGGCCATCCCCACACTCCTCTGCGCTATATCGGCATCGAGCGTTTCACCAGTGCCGTGTCGTCCGCCGAACGTTCCTTTGCCGCCTTCCGGCAGGATCTGCACCGCACGGCTTCTCCGCTTTCCGCAGCAGAGGCCGCCATGACCGCCGGCTGGATTCTTGCCGATTGGCAAAGCGGAATTCCCTTCACCGACCAGTCAGTCGACCGGCTCGTCTATAATCTGTCGCTCTCATTCGTCGCATCCCCGCAAGCATCCTTACAGCAAGCCATCGCCGCCTTGCGCCCGAACGGCCTGCTGATCCTCATGTGCTTCCAACCGCACTCCGACCTCACCAGGCTCTATCGTGAACACATCGTCACCGCCGGTCAGCCGGAAACCGATCCTTCCGATCTCATCCTGCTCCACTATCTTGGACGCCTGCACGAAGCCCTGCGCCACGGACTCCTCCACACCTTCGAGCGCGAACAATTGGCCGCGCTCCTCCGCCATGCCGGAGCCCAGCCGGTGCATATCGCACCGATCCTCAACGGCCAATTGCTGCTGGCCACTGCCCGCAAAGGGAAATCATCTGGCTGA
- a CDS encoding ATP-binding protein — MTDGSPQSSHIPQPPLTALQRLARFAQDLGAHTDRTLIARRILTELCEVTARPHGSLYLLNHERQRYSRLAAFGAEGPSASVASLPSTHPLVTGLSHRATVLALTDPSSLIPADEDTAATAWDAPQMTVAIPLLNKGRLLALALLDPSLPSRPLSPGARDLLTALAQIAANALDSILVHDDLRQSHTLMRRTDRLRSLEIIAGGFAHEIRNPLTSIKTFIQLAPERREDSEFIRDFSRIVLEDVYRIERLIQEILDYARYMEPTLTDEDLNEVISSCLYFVEVKAASKRIKIEKELAPDLPHVMLDRQQVQQVLLNLLLNAIDAMGTQDGQLTVRTHRLTKPGNQMWAQIEIRDTGVGISPDHLAHIFDPFFTTKHTSGEHAGTGLGLTIVHQIVQEHDGHIQVESTEGVGTTFFVNLPAIPAE; from the coding sequence ATGACAGACGGCTCGCCCCAGTCTTCCCACATACCTCAACCGCCCCTCACCGCCCTGCAACGGCTGGCCCGTTTTGCACAGGACTTGGGCGCGCACACTGACCGCACCCTCATCGCCCGGCGCATTTTGACAGAACTCTGCGAGGTCACCGCCCGTCCACACGGCAGCCTCTATTTGTTGAACCATGAGCGGCAGCGATATAGCCGCCTGGCGGCATTCGGCGCAGAAGGCCCTTCGGCCAGCGTCGCGAGTTTGCCATCGACCCATCCTCTCGTGACCGGCTTGTCGCACCGGGCGACGGTCTTGGCGCTGACTGATCCATCCTCCCTGATCCCGGCCGATGAAGATACAGCCGCCACAGCCTGGGACGCGCCCCAGATGACGGTCGCCATCCCCCTGTTGAACAAAGGGCGGCTGCTGGCGTTGGCACTCCTCGACCCATCCCTGCCTTCCCGGCCGCTTTCTCCCGGGGCAAGGGACCTGCTCACCGCCCTGGCGCAAATAGCCGCCAACGCCCTCGACTCCATACTGGTCCATGACGACCTCCGCCAATCGCACACCCTGATGCGGCGGACCGACCGGCTCCGATCCCTTGAAATTATTGCCGGTGGCTTTGCCCACGAAATCAGGAACCCGCTGACTTCGATCAAAACCTTTATCCAACTGGCCCCGGAGCGCAGGGAAGATTCAGAATTCATTAGAGATTTCAGCCGTATCGTCCTGGAAGACGTGTATCGGATCGAACGCCTGATTCAAGAAATTCTGGATTACGCCCGATACATGGAACCGACGTTGACGGACGAAGACCTGAACGAGGTCATCTCGTCCTGTCTGTATTTCGTCGAAGTGAAAGCCGCCAGCAAGCGGATCAAGATTGAAAAAGAGTTGGCACCTGACCTGCCTCATGTCATGCTGGATCGTCAACAGGTGCAACAGGTGCTGCTGAACCTCTTGCTGAACGCGATCGATGCCATGGGCACCCAGGACGGCCAGCTGACGGTTCGCACGCACCGGCTGACAAAACCGGGGAATCAGATGTGGGCACAGATTGAAATTCGAGATACCGGCGTGGGGATTTCACCGGACCATCTGGCTCACATCTTTGACCCGTTCTTCACCACGAAACACACGAGTGGAGAACATGCCGGCACGGGCCTGGGGCTGACGATCGTGCATCAGATCGTGCAGGAACATGACGGCCACATTCAGGTGGAAAGCACCGAGGGCGTCGGCACCACGTTTTTCGTGAATTTGCCCGCGATCCCGGCAGAGTAG
- a CDS encoding sigma-54 dependent transcriptional regulator produces the protein MEHSTIKKRVLLIDDEARVRTSLKMVLEPNYEIFQAADAQEGIDAFRKEGPDLVLLDVILPGTDGLAVLQTLRTENRMTPVIMLTGTKSVKTAVDAMKLGAADYLSKPFDVEELRIVLDRAINSQELEREVKHLRAQVVQRYAFHNLIGKSPGMQEIYAKIEQVADSRTTVLITGESGTGKELVAKALHYNSGRRDRPFIALNCAALPETLIESELFGHEKGSFTDATARRVGQFELANTGTLFLDEIGDLSAMTQAKLLRVLQEREFTRIGGVQPIKVDVRIVAATNRNLEDMVRKGQFREDLYYRINVISLYLPPLRERGEDIPLLAKHFLAKRMEEEKRQPIEFGKDALELLTRYPWPGNVREMENIVEQAFIWSQNSPQITPEHLPTILKSDSRSSSLRDDTLAGRMSLEKAVMEFEREIILDALKRTNYVQTHAANLLGISRRMLKYRMDTLGIGRADQAEPQESGAAVQE, from the coding sequence GTGGAACATTCAACGATAAAAAAACGCGTCCTCTTGATCGACGACGAAGCACGCGTCCGCACCTCCCTGAAGATGGTGCTGGAGCCCAATTATGAAATCTTTCAGGCGGCGGACGCACAGGAGGGAATCGACGCCTTTCGCAAGGAAGGCCCCGATCTCGTGTTGCTCGATGTGATCCTTCCCGGCACTGATGGACTGGCCGTCCTGCAAACGCTGCGGACCGAGAACCGCATGACCCCGGTGATCATGCTGACCGGGACCAAATCGGTCAAAACCGCCGTCGATGCCATGAAACTGGGAGCCGCCGACTATCTCTCGAAGCCCTTCGATGTGGAGGAACTCCGCATCGTCCTAGACCGCGCCATCAATTCCCAGGAACTCGAACGCGAAGTCAAACACCTGCGGGCCCAGGTGGTGCAACGCTATGCGTTTCACAACCTGATCGGGAAAAGCCCGGGGATGCAGGAAATCTACGCCAAAATCGAGCAAGTCGCCGACAGCCGCACCACAGTCCTCATCACCGGAGAAAGCGGCACCGGAAAAGAGCTGGTCGCCAAGGCCCTCCATTACAATAGCGGGCGGCGAGACCGCCCGTTCATTGCGCTGAATTGCGCCGCGCTCCCGGAAACATTGATTGAGAGCGAGTTGTTCGGCCATGAAAAGGGATCCTTTACCGATGCGACGGCCAGGCGGGTCGGACAATTCGAGCTCGCGAATACCGGAACGCTGTTCCTTGACGAAATCGGCGATCTCAGCGCCATGACGCAGGCAAAACTCCTCAGAGTGCTGCAGGAACGGGAATTCACCAGAATCGGCGGGGTGCAGCCGATCAAGGTTGACGTCAGAATCGTAGCCGCGACAAACAGAAACCTCGAAGACATGGTCCGCAAAGGCCAATTCCGTGAAGACCTGTATTACCGCATCAATGTCATCTCGCTCTATCTCCCGCCATTGCGCGAGCGGGGAGAAGATATTCCGTTGCTGGCCAAACACTTCCTCGCCAAGCGGATGGAGGAAGAAAAGCGCCAGCCCATCGAGTTCGGCAAGGACGCCCTGGAATTATTGACCCGCTACCCCTGGCCGGGCAATGTGCGAGAAATGGAAAATATCGTGGAGCAGGCCTTCATCTGGTCGCAGAACTCGCCCCAGATTACGCCTGAGCACCTGCCGACGATCCTCAAGAGCGATTCACGGTCCTCCTCGTTGCGCGACGACACCCTGGCAGGACGCATGTCCCTCGAAAAAGCGGTCATGGAATTTGAACGGGAAATTATTCTCGACGCGCTCAAACGCACAAATTACGTGCAAACCCATGCCGCCAACCTGCTGGGTATCAGCCGGCGCATGTTGAAATACCGCATGGACACGCTTGGAATTGGCCGGGCGGATCAGGCGGAGCCTCAAGAATCAGGGGCAGCCGTGCAGGAATAA
- a CDS encoding response regulator yields MSLSASYNSTHTKPTVLVVDDEAGPRDALKVILRPFFNIRLAENAHTALTILKEEPIDLITLDQKLPDRHGIDLLQEIKQTHAEIEIIIITGYGSLKSAMDGLRYGAAGYLLKPFNVTELISLISQTIEKKQRLDLIRTILHDPSSPLWGSEQDCARAWGFLKTAYFAIGNKEQESAHGGTAPQDLLPLLSDLLEAKDRQLLNHSSRVSFYATLLANRLNLTGAEQRSLALGAFLHDIGEIGPAPAPAANNGGLPAIENPYSKDHAEIGARMILPLGFPAEVGQIISYHHEHWDGTGYPHGLQGEGIPRLARIVSIAQMFDHLTAEGPARSPLSVDQAIRQITLHANTHFDPQLAELFARVVSECKTALPAMATTPSNTH; encoded by the coding sequence ATGAGTTTATCGGCATCCTACAATTCAACCCACACGAAGCCCACCGTCCTCGTTGTCGACGACGAAGCCGGCCCTCGCGATGCGCTCAAAGTCATTCTCCGCCCCTTCTTCAATATCCGCCTAGCCGAGAATGCTCACACGGCGCTCACGATTCTCAAAGAAGAACCAATCGATCTGATCACCCTCGACCAAAAACTGCCTGATCGCCACGGCATCGATCTCCTCCAGGAAATCAAACAGACGCACGCCGAAATCGAAATCATCATCATCACCGGCTATGGAAGCTTGAAGTCGGCGATGGACGGCCTGCGATACGGGGCTGCGGGATACCTGCTGAAACCGTTTAACGTCACCGAACTGATTTCTCTCATCAGCCAGACGATCGAAAAGAAACAGCGCCTGGACCTCATCCGAACTATCCTTCATGACCCCTCATCACCCTTGTGGGGATCCGAGCAGGATTGCGCCAGAGCTTGGGGATTTCTCAAGACTGCGTACTTCGCGATCGGGAATAAAGAGCAGGAATCGGCGCACGGAGGCACGGCTCCCCAGGATTTGCTTCCCCTCTTGTCCGATCTCCTGGAAGCCAAGGACCGCCAACTGCTGAACCACTCAAGCCGCGTCAGCTTCTACGCCACCCTGCTGGCGAATCGCTTGAACCTGACAGGGGCCGAACAACGATCTCTCGCGCTGGGCGCGTTTCTCCACGACATCGGCGAAATAGGCCCCGCACCGGCCCCTGCGGCCAACAATGGCGGCCTGCCCGCTATCGAGAATCCCTACTCCAAAGACCATGCGGAAATCGGCGCGCGGATGATTCTTCCCTTGGGTTTTCCCGCAGAGGTGGGCCAAATCATTTCCTACCATCATGAGCATTGGGACGGAACAGGATACCCGCATGGGCTTCAAGGGGAAGGCATTCCACGCTTGGCCAGAATCGTCAGCATCGCCCAGATGTTCGACCACTTGACGGCGGAAGGCCCCGCGCGCAGTCCGCTTTCAGTCGATCAGGCCATCCGGCAGATCACACTCCACGCCAACACCCACTTCGACCCGCAACTGGCCGAACTCTTCGCCCGCGTGGTCAGCGAATGCAAGACTGCCCTCCCTGCCATGGCTACCACCCCCAGCAACACCCATTAG
- the recN gene encoding DNA repair protein RecN — MLTELRILNFAILEELSLQFEAGFTILTGETGAGKSLLIDAIALLVGGRASAEHIRHGQDEASLEAAFQIHDRHPLLSRLRGQGVLGAADSQLIVRRVISRSGRNRVYLNGSMCSLHALEELGGTLVDIHGQHDQQSLLSPSTQLEVVDAFGGLQELRGRYRQAYDAWKSLCEERDGVSALMQERAGREEFLRFQHAELEEAALQAGEDEALQQERRRLGASQRIGALTAEVLDRLHADGQGVLVNLGLMERALGELTEIDAEMGDASRLAIEARVILKEVAGQVRDYAERLDADPARLAAIEDRLSLIQKLKKKYGGTIEAALELHQRIKRELEGLEGSDARLEQLGRRIEQQNAELRMLAEQLSQKRTDVAKRMTKVVRHELGELRMGQTVFEVQVHSEDGQGSLGPDGIDQVEFLLSANAGEPPKALSKVASGGELSRVMLALKTVLAERDHVPVLIFDEIDTGVGGAVAAAIGKRLRGLGRYHQVFCITHLPQVASAAHHHLCVEKAPRAGRTVTTVRALEGSDREHEIARMLGGATITKKVRETAAELIAGARDEA, encoded by the coding sequence ATGCTCACTGAGCTGCGCATTCTCAACTTTGCCATTCTCGAAGAACTCAGCCTCCAGTTCGAGGCTGGGTTCACGATCCTGACCGGCGAGACCGGCGCGGGCAAGTCGTTGCTGATCGATGCGATCGCACTGCTTGTCGGCGGCCGTGCCTCCGCCGAACACATTCGCCACGGACAAGACGAAGCCTCTCTTGAAGCGGCGTTTCAGATTCACGACCGCCATCCCCTTCTGAGCCGCCTCCGCGGCCAGGGCGTTCTCGGAGCCGCCGATTCCCAGCTCATTGTCCGGCGAGTCATTTCCCGATCGGGACGGAACCGGGTCTATCTGAACGGGTCGATGTGTTCCTTGCATGCGCTGGAAGAGCTCGGAGGGACGCTGGTCGACATCCATGGGCAGCACGATCAGCAGTCGCTGCTCTCTCCCTCGACGCAGCTGGAGGTTGTCGATGCGTTTGGCGGTCTCCAGGAGCTTCGAGGCCGGTATCGCCAGGCCTACGATGCGTGGAAATCGCTCTGTGAGGAACGGGATGGCGTGTCGGCCCTGATGCAGGAGCGCGCCGGCCGCGAGGAGTTTCTCCGGTTTCAACATGCGGAGCTGGAAGAGGCGGCGTTGCAGGCGGGGGAAGATGAGGCGCTTCAGCAGGAACGCCGCCGGTTGGGCGCGTCACAGCGCATCGGCGCGCTCACGGCCGAGGTGCTCGATCGGCTGCATGCCGATGGCCAGGGGGTCCTGGTGAATCTGGGGCTGATGGAGCGGGCGCTGGGCGAATTGACGGAGATCGATGCGGAGATGGGCGATGCCAGCCGATTGGCCATTGAAGCCCGAGTGATTCTGAAAGAGGTGGCCGGGCAGGTGCGCGATTACGCCGAGCGGCTCGATGCGGATCCTGCGCGCCTGGCGGCCATCGAAGATCGCCTCAGCCTCATTCAAAAGCTCAAAAAGAAATATGGCGGAACGATCGAGGCGGCGTTGGAGCTGCACCAGCGGATCAAGCGCGAGCTGGAGGGGCTGGAAGGTTCGGACGCGCGATTGGAGCAGCTTGGCCGGCGAATCGAGCAGCAGAACGCCGAACTGCGCATGCTGGCGGAACAGTTGTCGCAGAAGCGGACCGACGTAGCCAAGCGAATGACCAAGGTCGTCCGTCATGAGCTGGGAGAATTGCGGATGGGGCAGACGGTCTTCGAGGTTCAGGTGCATTCGGAGGACGGCCAAGGGAGCCTCGGGCCCGATGGCATCGATCAGGTGGAGTTTCTGTTGTCTGCGAATGCCGGGGAGCCGCCCAAGGCGTTATCGAAAGTGGCCTCGGGGGGAGAGCTGTCGCGCGTGATGCTGGCCCTCAAGACCGTATTGGCTGAGCGCGATCATGTGCCCGTCTTGATCTTTGATGAAATCGACACGGGGGTGGGCGGGGCTGTGGCCGCGGCCATCGGGAAACGATTGCGGGGATTGGGCCGGTATCACCAGGTGTTTTGTATCACGCATTTGCCGCAGGTGGCGTCGGCGGCCCATCACCATCTCTGCGTCGAGAAGGCGCCGCGCGCAGGGCGGACGGTGACGACGGTGAGGGCGCTAGAGGGAAGTGACCGGGAGCATGAAATCGCCCGCATGTTGGGGGGCGCCACGATTACGAAGAAAGTTCGCGAGACGGCGGCTGAACTGATCGCCGGCGCGCGTGACGAAGCCTGA
- the trxA gene encoding thioredoxin: MAGDALKVEDSSWDTEVMKASELVMVDFWAVWCGPCQMVAPIIDELAKEYAGKVKVRKLNTDENPEVAGRYQVMSIPTILFFKNGQLVEKLVGARPKRQFKEMIDSLLAQHAGTA; this comes from the coding sequence GTGGCTGGTGATGCGTTGAAGGTGGAAGATTCTTCTTGGGATACAGAAGTGATGAAGGCGTCCGAGTTGGTCATGGTCGATTTCTGGGCCGTCTGGTGCGGCCCGTGCCAAATGGTGGCCCCGATCATCGATGAGCTCGCCAAAGAATATGCCGGGAAGGTGAAGGTCCGGAAGCTGAATACGGACGAAAATCCTGAAGTGGCCGGCCGGTACCAGGTCATGAGCATTCCCACGATTCTCTTTTTCAAGAACGGGCAGCTGGTTGAAAAGTTGGTCGGGGCCAGGCCGAAGCGGCAGTTTAAGGAAATGATCGATTCCCTGCTGGCCCAGCACGCCGGGACTGCCTAG